A region from the Hydrogenimonas sp. genome encodes:
- a CDS encoding putative ATP/GTP-binding protein produces MTQLGSLTATANTFSFDLTTSSGDRISLSLYDNRSVSMQMSQDGSSKSFSMSLKHEYGYSFSYSGNGIDARDRAEIEEAMKVVKPLFQEFLQNVKESGEAAGVKETANTAQLMKSLMPESGNEDAVNLLKSRTVDMMDEVLSSFEKSRALIESSKKLFDRLFESMKSFEIYA; encoded by the coding sequence ATGACACAGCTGGGTTCACTCACCGCAACGGCCAACACCTTTTCATTCGATCTGACCACAAGCTCCGGCGACAGAATATCGCTCTCGCTTTACGACAACAGGTCCGTTTCGATGCAGATGTCACAGGATGGCTCTTCCAAAAGCTTTTCGATGAGTCTGAAGCATGAGTACGGCTACTCCTTCTCATACAGCGGCAACGGCATAGACGCACGTGACCGTGCCGAGATAGAGGAGGCGATGAAGGTCGTAAAACCTCTTTTTCAGGAGTTTTTGCAAAATGTCAAAGAGAGTGGTGAAGCTGCGGGAGTGAAAGAGACGGCCAATACGGCGCAGCTTATGAAAAGTCTCATGCCCGAGAGCGGAAACGAAGATGCAGTGAACCTTCTGAAATCGAGAACGGTAGATATGATGGATGAAGTTCTTTCGTCATTCGAAAAGAGCAGGGCGCTCATCGAGAGCTCGAAAAAGCTCTTCGACCGCCTCTTCGAGAGTATGAAGAGCTTCGAAATATACGCTTAA
- a CDS encoding voltage-gated sodium channel subunit, with protein MAAIVDSKRFKSFITAMIIFNGITLGLMTSKSVMEQFGPLLIFLDVVVIGIFTIEIAMRIYVHRKEFFKDPWSLFDFFVVAISLVPASEEFSILRVLRVLRLFRLLTIVPQMRKIIGALVSVIPGIGSVAMVLLLIFYVFSIMATSMYGEAFPQWFGTLGASMYTLFQVMTLESWSMGIARPVMEQFPGAWLFFVIFVLISTFVMVNLLIGIIVDAIFAIKDEEKPEKRAVDEKEELKRELEELKAALSRVQKRLE; from the coding sequence GTGGCAGCAATCGTCGACTCAAAGAGGTTCAAAAGCTTCATTACGGCGATGATTATCTTCAACGGTATCACGCTAGGGTTAATGACTTCAAAAAGCGTTATGGAGCAGTTCGGGCCGTTGCTCATCTTTCTGGATGTTGTGGTGATAGGTATCTTCACGATCGAGATCGCCATGAGGATCTATGTGCACAGAAAAGAGTTCTTCAAAGATCCGTGGAGTCTCTTCGACTTCTTCGTAGTGGCCATTTCACTCGTTCCAGCGAGTGAAGAGTTCTCCATTTTACGGGTTCTCAGAGTGTTGAGGCTCTTCAGGCTCCTCACAATAGTACCGCAGATGCGAAAGATCATAGGTGCACTGGTCAGCGTCATACCCGGCATCGGCTCCGTGGCGATGGTACTCCTGCTTATCTTCTACGTATTCTCCATAATGGCCACGTCGATGTACGGCGAAGCCTTTCCGCAGTGGTTCGGAACCCTCGGCGCCTCGATGTACACACTCTTCCAGGTCATGACACTGGAGAGCTGGTCTATGGGAATAGCCAGACCGGTCATGGAGCAGTTCCCGGGAGCGTGGCTCTTTTTCGTCATCTTCGTGCTAATCTCCACCTTCGTCATGGTGAATCTTCTCATAGGCATAATAGTCGACGCGATATTCGCCATAAAAGATGAAGAGAAACCGGAAAAGAGAGCGGTGGATGAAAAAGAGGAGCTCAAAAGAGAGCTCGAAGAGCTCAAGGCCGCCCTCTCAAGAGTGCAGAAGAGACTGGAATAG
- a CDS encoding D-tyrosyl-tRNA(Tyr) deacylase: MKAVLQRVTRSSVTVEGRKVAQIGKGLNILLGVMKEDTEEDAKKLVSKIVNLRIFADENAKMNLSLKDIDAEVLVISQFTLAAKIKKGRRPSFDAAMEPKEAKRLYEYFCEQMEKECRVKRGVFAAMMEVEIVNDGPVTVIADSKEI; encoded by the coding sequence GTGAAAGCTGTTCTGCAGAGGGTGACGAGATCGAGTGTCACCGTAGAGGGCCGAAAGGTGGCGCAGATAGGAAAAGGGCTCAACATCCTGCTCGGTGTCATGAAGGAAGATACCGAAGAGGATGCTAAGAAGCTGGTCTCCAAGATCGTGAACCTCAGAATATTCGCCGACGAAAACGCCAAGATGAACCTCTCTTTGAAAGATATAGACGCGGAAGTGCTGGTGATAAGCCAGTTCACGCTCGCCGCCAAGATAAAAAAGGGGCGAAGGCCGAGTTTCGACGCCGCAATGGAGCCGAAGGAGGCGAAAAGACTCTACGAATACTTCTGTGAGCAGATGGAGAAAGAGTGCAGGGTAAAAAGAGGAGTTTTCGCGGCGATGATGGAGGTGGAGATAGTAAATGACGGCCCGGTGACCGTAATAGCAGATTCGAAGGAGATCTGA
- a CDS encoding tRNA (cytidine(34)-2'-O)-methyltransferase, translating into MVNIVLVEPKIAPNTGTIGRLCVNMGAALHLVEPLGFVIEDKRLKRAGLDYWHKLNPTVWPSLQAFMEEHGDKRLWLATTKTRKPYFEADFEPGDFLLFGSETTGLPEELLKKMPEKCITIPMTPEGRSLNISISVGIVAYEAVRQNFDTFKGLM; encoded by the coding sequence ATGGTAAATATAGTTCTGGTCGAACCCAAAATTGCGCCAAATACCGGAACGATAGGGCGGCTCTGCGTCAATATGGGAGCCGCTTTGCACCTCGTCGAGCCGCTCGGGTTCGTCATAGAGGACAAACGGCTGAAGCGTGCGGGGCTCGACTACTGGCACAAGCTGAACCCTACCGTCTGGCCGTCGCTGCAGGCGTTTATGGAAGAGCATGGAGACAAAAGGCTCTGGCTCGCTACCACCAAAACAAGAAAGCCCTACTTCGAAGCGGACTTTGAACCGGGCGATTTCCTCCTTTTCGGCAGCGAGACAACAGGTCTGCCCGAAGAGCTGCTGAAAAAGATGCCGGAAAAGTGCATTACGATTCCGATGACACCTGAGGGCCGCAGCCTCAACATTTCGATTAGCGTCGGCATAGTCGCATACGAGGCTGTAAGGCAGAATTTCGATACATTCAAAGGATTGATGTGA
- a CDS encoding Zn-dependent protease with chaperone function PA4632, translating to MKRIALFLIALLFIAGCAKAPITGRTQIIMLTPDQEMALGLQTEQEIFKTEKISHDPKYTVPVERVGRRIAEATGIDLDWKFYVIDNDKVPNAFCLANGHVFVYTGLFKYIDNDAQLATVMAHEIAHAVAHHVAERLSVAQLTGIAAAIANEAVSRSGGEYAQLYQAAIGIGSQVGVMLPYSRMQESEADHIGLIIMAMACYDPREALKFWEKFAKAGKEPIVYLSTHPTSRSRIEQLKKLMPEALKEYRNCRLNRDSKIR from the coding sequence ATGAAACGGATCGCACTTTTTCTGATAGCTCTCCTTTTCATAGCCGGCTGCGCAAAAGCCCCGATAACCGGCAGGACACAGATCATCATGCTGACCCCGGACCAGGAGATGGCCCTGGGGCTTCAGACGGAGCAGGAGATCTTCAAAACAGAAAAGATTTCGCACGATCCGAAATATACGGTTCCTGTAGAAAGAGTCGGCAGACGCATCGCCGAAGCGACCGGCATCGATCTCGACTGGAAGTTCTACGTCATCGACAACGACAAGGTTCCCAACGCTTTCTGCCTCGCCAACGGACACGTCTTCGTCTACACCGGCCTCTTCAAATATATCGACAACGACGCACAGCTGGCAACCGTCATGGCACACGAAATAGCACACGCCGTCGCCCACCATGTAGCCGAAAGGCTCAGCGTGGCGCAGCTTACCGGAATAGCCGCCGCCATAGCCAATGAGGCGGTGAGCAGAAGCGGCGGCGAATACGCACAGCTCTACCAGGCGGCCATAGGCATAGGCTCACAGGTGGGTGTCATGCTCCCCTACTCGAGAATGCAGGAGAGCGAGGCGGACCATATAGGGCTAATAATCATGGCGATGGCATGTTACGACCCGAGAGAGGCGCTAAAATTTTGGGAGAAGTTCGCCAAGGCGGGTAAAGAGCCGATAGTCTACCTCTCTACCCACCCCACTTCGAGAAGCAGGATAGAACAGCTGAAAAAACTAATGCCCGAAGCTTTGAAAGAGTACAGAAACTGCCGCCTGAACAGAGACTCAAAGATCCGTTAG
- a CDS encoding dihydrolipoamide dehydrogenase of branched-chain alpha-keto acid dehydrogenase yields MDKTYDICFIGGGLNYAGAVVAAKAGLKTVLIEKEMVHLGGTCLHNGCIPSKLFLHAADTVLQSRRPLFKSASVLDMKALLSEKETIVTKATEAIRKQCGGVDLVEGEAKLVEPNRVEVGGDTLSAKSVVIGTGSRPFIPEGIVYDGKSVVTSDEILNLETLPKKIAVYGDGAIGLEMASFMAAAGVETELIWRHDRLLRKAHPVIGEALKAQMEDIGVKLMPNRSIEKASVTSRRGVHITFEDGSEHYAPLLLVATGRRAVTDVVATPEIEIGKRGIETDRYFETTLPGHYAIGDCNGKLQLAHAARAEVLNVTGKLLGKGVDALDLGRVVKFIHTLPMSYASVGSYGEGDSSSVMPMRGWPYAEICSADRGVVILYKDSDDFVTGGEILAPQAQELIAIVSMALAGEMDAKLCRETILAHPTFSEIVERAFYRL; encoded by the coding sequence ATGGATAAAACTTACGATATCTGCTTCATAGGAGGCGGGCTGAACTATGCCGGTGCTGTAGTTGCCGCGAAGGCGGGGCTTAAAACCGTTCTGATCGAAAAAGAGATGGTCCATCTCGGAGGTACTTGCCTGCATAACGGCTGCATACCGTCCAAGCTGTTCCTGCATGCGGCAGATACGGTTCTTCAGAGCAGGCGGCCTCTGTTCAAGAGTGCGTCCGTACTCGACATGAAAGCCCTTTTGAGCGAAAAAGAGACGATTGTGACGAAAGCGACGGAGGCGATACGAAAGCAGTGTGGAGGTGTTGACCTTGTTGAGGGCGAAGCGAAGCTCGTGGAACCGAACAGGGTCGAAGTAGGGGGCGACACTCTGAGTGCGAAGAGCGTTGTGATAGGTACAGGTTCGAGGCCGTTCATTCCGGAAGGCATCGTGTATGACGGAAAGAGCGTAGTGACAAGCGACGAAATACTGAACCTGGAGACCCTGCCGAAAAAGATTGCCGTATACGGCGACGGGGCGATAGGGCTGGAGATGGCCTCTTTCATGGCCGCGGCCGGTGTAGAGACCGAACTTATATGGCGGCATGACAGACTTCTGAGAAAGGCCCACCCGGTAATAGGCGAGGCGCTCAAGGCCCAGATGGAGGATATAGGTGTCAAGCTTATGCCGAACAGATCGATCGAAAAGGCGTCGGTGACTTCGAGAAGAGGCGTTCACATAACGTTTGAGGACGGATCGGAGCACTATGCGCCCCTTCTGCTCGTCGCTACCGGCAGGAGGGCCGTTACCGACGTAGTTGCGACTCCTGAGATAGAGATCGGCAAAAGGGGTATCGAGACCGACAGATATTTCGAAACCACACTGCCCGGGCACTACGCCATAGGCGACTGCAACGGGAAGCTGCAGCTGGCACATGCGGCCAGGGCGGAGGTGCTGAATGTAACCGGGAAGCTGCTCGGCAAAGGTGTAGATGCCCTCGATCTCGGAAGGGTGGTCAAGTTTATCCACACCCTGCCTATGAGTTACGCATCTGTCGGCTCCTACGGGGAGGGTGACAGCTCGAGCGTGATGCCGATGAGAGGCTGGCCCTATGCGGAGATATGCAGTGCCGACAGGGGTGTGGTGATTTTGTACAAGGATTCGGATGACTTCGTTACCGGCGGAGAGATCCTGGCTCCGCAGGCACAGGAGCTTATCGCCATAGTTTCGATGGCTCTGGCTGGGGAGATGGATGCGAAGCTTTGCAGAGAGACGATTCTGGCGCATCCTACATTCAGCGAGATCGTCGAGAGAGCCTTCTACAGGCTCTGA
- a CDS encoding methylated-DNA--protein-cysteine methyltransferase gives MATDFQKSVWEALKLIPKGRVTTYGAIGRYLGTRAYRAVGSAVGKNPYAPEVPCHRVVPADGRLGNYSAEGGRDRKADLLRSEGVSVKEGKIVNFESLLFEFDKPTLRKKRNVISKSTIS, from the coding sequence GTGGCGACTGATTTTCAAAAGAGTGTGTGGGAGGCTCTTAAACTGATACCGAAAGGGAGGGTGACGACATACGGGGCGATAGGCAGATATCTGGGTACCCGTGCCTACAGGGCTGTCGGAAGTGCGGTAGGGAAAAACCCTTACGCCCCGGAAGTCCCATGCCACAGGGTCGTTCCTGCCGACGGGAGGCTGGGAAATTACTCCGCAGAGGGTGGAAGGGATAGGAAAGCCGATCTTCTGAGATCTGAAGGTGTGTCTGTAAAAGAGGGAAAGATAGTGAACTTCGAGAGCCTGCTTTTCGAGTTTGATAAGCCAACGTTACGCAAAAAGCGTAACGTCATCTCGAAATCTACGATTTCGTAG
- a CDS encoding dihydrolipoamide acetyltransferase component of pyruvate dehydrogenase complex: MDYEIVMPQLSASMEEGRLVNWKVHPGDSVKAGDVIAEVESDKAVMDVQSFKDGTVKELKVSEGESVPVGSVIAVLQTEGGKEAPEKEKKEEPEAVHEAPKSAPPKKEKPRKKEEAPESVVEELFGGASASKESKTGPTTEKRAAVSAGEASPKARALAAGYAIDIEALQKEGSLPLPAHEEDIKEWYLRRRFTPKALKLVRLYALDPAIFDKAGKIGEEDVEKYVKEHEIPLPKPVSTMKKAIISTVEEAAKKPVYHIFDRIDAALLKIYENRELTYTVWFLKLFAEAMMKHEGFRTTLKDEKLFVWPNASISLAIADGEDLYAAVFKDLNRKSVEEISAALAEMKRKIASKRVRPEDLAGSTFGLSNLGMTGIERFDAMINRDDSAIAAIGAEVDGRISVTLTVDHRVVNGLQAALFMESLKTLAVDRRFFERAKEGGD, translated from the coding sequence ATGGATTATGAGATCGTAATGCCCCAGCTCTCCGCTTCGATGGAGGAGGGGAGGCTTGTAAACTGGAAAGTGCATCCCGGCGATAGTGTCAAAGCGGGAGATGTCATAGCCGAAGTCGAGAGTGACAAAGCGGTTATGGATGTTCAGAGCTTCAAGGACGGCACCGTAAAGGAGCTGAAGGTATCCGAAGGAGAGAGTGTTCCGGTCGGCAGCGTAATAGCCGTTTTGCAGACCGAAGGGGGGAAGGAGGCGCCGGAAAAAGAGAAAAAAGAGGAGCCGGAAGCTGTTCATGAGGCCCCGAAAAGCGCTCCGCCGAAAAAAGAGAAGCCCCGGAAAAAAGAGGAGGCTCCCGAGTCGGTAGTAGAGGAGCTGTTTGGCGGAGCATCCGCTTCCAAAGAGTCGAAAACGGGGCCGACAACGGAAAAAAGAGCCGCAGTGTCGGCAGGCGAAGCATCACCGAAAGCTAGGGCCCTTGCCGCCGGATACGCTATTGACATAGAGGCTTTGCAAAAAGAGGGGAGCCTGCCTCTGCCGGCGCATGAGGAGGATATAAAGGAGTGGTATCTAAGGCGCAGATTCACTCCCAAAGCCTTGAAACTGGTAAGGCTCTACGCTCTGGATCCCGCAATTTTCGACAAGGCGGGAAAGATCGGCGAAGAGGATGTCGAAAAGTATGTAAAAGAGCATGAAATCCCGCTTCCAAAGCCCGTCTCTACTATGAAAAAAGCGATAATTTCGACAGTTGAGGAGGCTGCTAAAAAGCCTGTTTACCACATTTTCGACCGGATAGACGCAGCTCTGTTGAAGATATACGAAAACAGAGAGCTGACATACACGGTATGGTTTCTTAAGCTCTTTGCCGAAGCGATGATGAAGCATGAAGGTTTCAGAACCACACTCAAAGATGAAAAGCTCTTCGTATGGCCGAACGCCTCTATCAGCCTTGCGATTGCCGACGGAGAGGATCTCTATGCGGCGGTATTCAAAGATCTGAACCGAAAGAGTGTGGAGGAGATCTCGGCGGCTCTTGCAGAGATGAAACGGAAGATAGCTTCAAAGAGAGTGAGACCCGAAGATCTTGCAGGCTCCACATTCGGGCTGAGCAACCTTGGGATGACCGGCATAGAGCGTTTTGATGCGATGATAAACAGGGATGACAGCGCCATCGCGGCGATAGGCGCCGAAGTCGATGGGAGAATCTCGGTCACTCTGACTGTGGATCACAGGGTGGTGAACGGACTTCAGGCCGCTCTTTTCATGGAGAGCTTGAAAACTCTTGCTGTGGATAGAAGATTTTTCGAGAGGGCAAAAGAGGGTGGCGACTGA
- a CDS encoding pyruvate dehydrogenase E1 component beta subunit: protein MLYREALNRAIDDVMRIDPDVVVLGEDVGLYGGSYRVTEGLVAKYGERRVIDTPIAELSIVGNAVGMAIGGLRPVAEIMTANFSLLAFDQIINHMSKYRYMSAGKITLPMVVRFPQGVSRQLAAQHSESYEQMLSAVPGLTVFAANDVNYAYHALKKAVLMDDPVIFIEHELLYNKKGDVDFNAELDPFKARIVKEGEDITIVSYLKMVDDVMASVGKIEESLKRSCEVIDLCSLNPVDYDTVAKSLKKTGRLVVVEEDHKTGGYGAQIVSNVCEELFYMLDAPPLRIAGEDVPIPYNRTLELLSIPTPDKIAEKITEWGRRNGL, encoded by the coding sequence ATGTTGTATCGTGAAGCGCTGAACCGTGCCATAGACGATGTGATGCGGATAGATCCGGATGTGGTGGTGCTTGGAGAAGATGTGGGTCTTTACGGCGGCTCCTACAGGGTGACGGAGGGGCTGGTGGCCAAATATGGAGAGAGAAGGGTCATAGATACCCCGATCGCGGAGCTCTCTATAGTGGGCAACGCCGTCGGAATGGCTATCGGCGGTCTGAGGCCGGTCGCGGAGATCATGACCGCCAACTTCTCGCTCCTCGCCTTCGATCAGATCATAAACCATATGTCCAAATACCGCTATATGAGCGCCGGAAAGATTACACTGCCTATGGTGGTCCGTTTTCCGCAGGGAGTCAGCAGACAGCTCGCGGCACAGCACTCCGAGAGTTACGAACAGATGCTCTCGGCGGTTCCCGGCCTGACCGTATTTGCCGCCAACGATGTCAATTACGCCTACCACGCCCTGAAAAAGGCCGTTTTGATGGACGACCCTGTCATTTTCATCGAACATGAACTTCTCTACAACAAAAAAGGGGATGTAGATTTCAACGCGGAGCTCGACCCCTTCAAGGCGCGCATAGTCAAGGAGGGTGAGGATATCACGATCGTAAGCTACCTGAAGATGGTAGACGATGTAATGGCATCTGTCGGCAAGATTGAGGAGAGTCTGAAAAGAAGCTGTGAGGTTATAGACCTCTGCTCTTTGAACCCTGTCGATTACGATACCGTCGCGAAGTCGCTCAAGAAGACAGGAAGGCTCGTCGTCGTCGAAGAGGATCACAAAACCGGCGGCTACGGGGCCCAGATAGTCAGCAATGTCTGCGAAGAGCTCTTTTACATGCTCGATGCACCGCCTTTGCGGATAGCGGGAGAAGATGTGCCTATACCGTACAACAGAACCCTCGAGCTTCTCTCCATTCCTACTCCCGACAAGATAGCTGAAAAGATTACAGAGTGGGGGAGGAGAAATGGATTATGA
- a CDS encoding pyruvate dehydrogenase E1 component alpha subunit, whose product MNKLLAEEIYYYMTLGRRFELAAKEHYMKGDISGFLHLDIGQEGLSVAAMKAFEKGDVFSTYREHVMAIARGIDPKAVMAELFGKVTGVSRGKGGSMHLFDPSRFFYGGDAIVGGQIPNAVGCAYARKYKEEEEGVMVIFGDGATNGGAFFESLNIASAWKLPIIFLCENNRYAIGTEITRVSPFLEQSKKAAPYMPVTEVDGMDAIAVYEAVKEAQREIQNGRGPIFIEAFTCRYEGHSMSDSGSYRSPQEMQICKAQDPIERMKKALTESFEADAETIESLERRAQKAVEEAVEFAASSPEPDAAELFENLYCKRCGNVVS is encoded by the coding sequence ATGAACAAACTGCTCGCTGAAGAGATATACTACTATATGACTCTTGGGCGGCGTTTCGAACTGGCCGCGAAAGAGCACTACATGAAGGGTGACATCTCCGGCTTCCTTCACCTGGACATCGGCCAGGAGGGATTAAGTGTCGCCGCCATGAAGGCGTTCGAAAAGGGTGACGTCTTTTCGACCTATCGTGAACATGTCATGGCGATAGCACGGGGTATAGACCCCAAGGCGGTCATGGCGGAGCTTTTCGGCAAGGTGACCGGGGTGAGCAGAGGTAAAGGGGGATCGATGCACCTTTTCGACCCTTCTCGCTTCTTTTACGGCGGCGACGCTATTGTCGGAGGGCAGATTCCGAATGCCGTCGGCTGTGCATACGCCCGTAAGTACAAAGAGGAGGAAGAGGGTGTCATGGTGATCTTCGGAGACGGCGCAACCAACGGAGGCGCCTTTTTCGAGTCGCTGAATATAGCTTCGGCCTGGAAGCTGCCCATAATCTTTCTCTGCGAAAACAACCGTTACGCTATCGGTACGGAGATCACGAGGGTGTCACCGTTTCTGGAACAGTCAAAAAAAGCCGCACCCTATATGCCCGTGACGGAGGTGGACGGAATGGATGCGATAGCCGTATATGAGGCGGTGAAAGAGGCGCAAAGGGAGATTCAAAACGGCCGGGGGCCTATATTTATCGAAGCGTTCACATGCAGATACGAAGGGCACTCCATGAGCGATTCGGGCAGTTACCGCTCTCCGCAGGAGATGCAGATATGCAAGGCCCAGGACCCGATAGAGAGGATGAAAAAGGCTCTTACGGAGAGCTTCGAGGCCGATGCCGAAACTATAGAGTCGCTTGAACGGCGGGCGCAAAAGGCTGTCGAAGAGGCGGTGGAGTTCGCCGCCTCGAGTCCTGAGCCCGATGCGGCCGAACTGTTCGAAAATCTATACTGCAAGAGGTGCGGCAATGTTGTATCGTGA
- a CDS encoding possible carboxymuconolactone decarboxylase family protein has protein sequence MGTYTKKLEEVKELIGRLQKQAPKQMEAFNKFMLSVESPDALGGKQKALINVGLAVAAQCEWCIALHVKEALGAGASREEIVDAAMQAVLMHGGPALMYMIPVEKAIDEFAS, from the coding sequence ATGGGAACATACACGAAAAAACTGGAAGAGGTGAAAGAGCTTATCGGCAGGCTGCAGAAGCAGGCCCCGAAGCAGATGGAGGCATTCAACAAGTTCATGCTCTCCGTGGAGAGTCCGGATGCGCTGGGAGGTAAGCAGAAAGCGCTTATAAATGTAGGCCTTGCGGTGGCGGCGCAGTGTGAATGGTGTATAGCGCTGCATGTGAAAGAGGCACTCGGCGCAGGCGCTTCGAGAGAGGAGATTGTAGATGCGGCGATGCAGGCGGTTCTGATGCACGGCGGTCCCGCGCTTATGTATATGATTCCGGTTGAAAAAGCCATAGACGAGTTTGCTTCATGA
- a CDS encoding lopoate-protein ligase A, with translation MTKKWRFIDTELGSAHWNMAVDEALLDRFGEDDTPILRLYRWEPSLSFGRFSKPLGSIDLALAGKSGVSCVRRITGGGILVHGGDLSYSIILPSSFAKKRGIKGSYRFLCRFLIRLYEKLGLSAGFVAESQKEEKKPSQLLRTGLFTRGSNICLAGNEEYDILIDGRKMGGNAQRHTKRAMLQHGSIPLYIDRDLLEPLFLEDSGLDGAATLHGLGVKTDFNALSLLLKEAFCETFGVTAVQEGLRSDESERANELLDRKYRDERWTVDGRE, from the coding sequence TTGACAAAGAAGTGGCGCTTCATCGATACAGAGCTCGGATCGGCACACTGGAATATGGCGGTGGACGAGGCGCTTTTGGACCGGTTCGGTGAAGATGACACACCCATACTAAGACTCTACCGCTGGGAGCCTTCGCTCAGTTTCGGACGCTTTTCCAAACCTCTTGGGAGTATAGATTTGGCCCTGGCCGGAAAGAGCGGAGTCTCCTGCGTGCGCCGTATCACAGGCGGCGGCATTCTCGTACACGGCGGAGACCTCTCCTACTCCATCATCCTGCCCTCCTCTTTCGCGAAAAAAAGAGGCATCAAGGGCAGCTACAGATTTCTCTGCCGCTTTCTGATCCGTCTCTACGAGAAGCTGGGGTTAAGTGCTGGATTCGTCGCCGAGAGTCAAAAAGAGGAGAAAAAACCGTCTCAGTTGCTGCGTACAGGGCTCTTTACGAGGGGTTCTAATATCTGTCTTGCGGGTAATGAAGAGTACGATATTCTGATAGACGGGAGAAAAATGGGGGGCAATGCGCAGCGCCATACAAAAAGGGCTATGCTCCAGCACGGCTCCATACCTCTATATATAGACCGTGACCTGCTGGAGCCCCTTTTCCTCGAAGATTCCGGCCTTGACGGCGCGGCGACGCTGCACGGCCTCGGTGTCAAAACCGATTTTAACGCACTCTCCCTTCTCCTGAAGGAGGCCTTTTGCGAAACCTTCGGCGTAACCGCAGTGCAAGAGGGTCTAAGAAGCGATGAGAGCGAAAGAGCGAACGAACTTCTCGATAGAAAATATAGAGACGAAAGGTGGACCGTAGATGGCAGAGAGTAA
- a CDS encoding lopoate synthase, translated as MAESKWSRPEWLRKKISLSELTEMRERLAEGRLHTICEEALCPNIGECFSKNQATFLILGNICTRACTFCNVTKGAPLTPDPEEPANIAATVETMGLRHVVITSPTRDDLPDGGADQFCKTVQAVKSLDDSIRVELLIPDLHEKEDALAKVAKSGAEIVGHNLETVPRLYHIRKGAKYDRSLRVLEKLHKINPNLATKSGIMLGLGEEDEEVLKLMQELLDVGCRLLSIGQYLAPSDSHVPVVEFVRPERFDFFREEGMKMGFRYIKSSPYTRSSYMAHEYLDAP; from the coding sequence ATGGCAGAGAGTAAGTGGAGCAGGCCGGAGTGGCTCAGGAAAAAGATATCGCTCTCGGAACTCACCGAAATGAGGGAGAGACTGGCCGAAGGGCGGCTCCATACCATCTGCGAAGAGGCCCTCTGCCCCAATATCGGGGAGTGTTTTTCGAAAAACCAGGCAACGTTTCTGATTTTGGGAAATATCTGCACCAGGGCCTGCACCTTCTGCAACGTAACGAAAGGGGCGCCGCTGACGCCCGACCCCGAAGAACCCGCAAATATAGCCGCGACGGTCGAAACGATGGGGCTGAGGCATGTAGTCATCACAAGCCCCACACGCGACGATCTGCCCGACGGCGGGGCAGACCAGTTTTGCAAAACTGTACAGGCCGTAAAATCTCTGGACGACTCCATTCGCGTAGAGCTGCTCATACCCGACCTTCACGAAAAAGAGGATGCGCTGGCGAAAGTCGCCAAAAGCGGAGCGGAGATAGTGGGCCACAATCTCGAAACGGTACCGCGCCTCTACCACATACGAAAAGGTGCGAAGTATGACCGTTCGCTCAGAGTCCTGGAAAAACTCCACAAGATCAACCCGAACCTCGCAACCAAAAGCGGCATCATGCTCGGCCTCGGCGAAGAGGATGAAGAGGTTTTGAAACTTATGCAAGAGCTCCTCGATGTCGGCTGCCGGCTGCTCAGCATAGGGCAGTACCTCGCCCCTTCCGACTCGCATGTACCGGTCGTCGAGTTCGTAAGGCCCGAGCGCTTCGACTTTTTCCGCGAAGAGGGTATGAAGATGGGATTCAGATATATCAAAAGCTCCCCCTACACACGCAGCAGCTATATGGCGCATGAGTATCTGGATGCGCCGTAG